The Canis lupus familiaris isolate Mischka breed German Shepherd chromosome 1, alternate assembly UU_Cfam_GSD_1.0, whole genome shotgun sequence DNA window ATGAACACAAAAGCTAGCACAGGTTCCCAGAGCTGGCAGTTGAGCCGGGCCGGGGATTTCTGTCTCTGTCCGAGTCTGCATCCTCCGTGCCTTGGCTGACGTGGCTGAGTCAGGCCACGGGGAAATTGGGAAGCCACGTTGAACTGTATTGCATGTCACacaccagacactgttctaagaaCCTCACATGTATTAAGGAATCTGAAATTCATAACATCCCATTATCAACAGCTGAGGACACTGGGACACAGAAAGGTCAAATAAACCTGGTCACAGCAGCAGAGCTAAACTGTATGTCCCAGCCTGCCTCCCAGGGAGGGACGGGGCAGTCACCAATGAAACAGGAGCAGGAGCATATGCACCATCACCAGGCCTGGCCCATTAAAACCTCAAACTCACCATTGTCGTGCTTGCTGACACCACCAGCTCAATGGAGATGACAAGAACTACCTTGCATGACACTTACTGAGATGGCAAAGCCGTAAGACCTAAAGAGCCTGGATCTTGGAAGCTCTTCTTGGAGGAAAGCCCCTGCTAACCAGAAACCTTCATTGTGGACTTTGCATGAGTAAAAAAAGTCTATTGTCCTTGAGCCATTGCATATTAAGGGTTTGTTATCAAAGCAGGAATTTGTTACCCAAGTTAAGTCAAAAATTCAGACCTATTAGTGGGTACTgccccagccaaaaaaaaaaaaaaaaaagctatgtgaAAGTAGGTAACACATTGTCTTAGTGAGTGGTAAGAAAATGGGAATCAGAAGCTGAGGAGATGGAAAGCCATGTAACACAGTGGCAAATCATGCAGCAAAGCCATTTCCTGCAGTAACATGGAGGGCAAGGCCATGGTAGCTCTAGATATGTTTGCAAAGAACCAAACTGATGCTGCAATGTTGGCTCTTATCTTCCCCTTTTGCAAGGTATTGCTGGTGCGCTCAGGAAAGAACTGGTCTATCTGCAAGCAGAaatgaaaggggggaaaaaagaaatgaagaggatGTAGTTTGGAAATTTGGGACTTCAAAGTCTGGAAAGCTggggttttcttcttctttttaaagatttatttatttattcatgagacacagagagagagagagaagcagagacataggcagagggagaagcagcaggatcCCTGCCAGGAGCTtgagcaggacttgatcccggatcctgggatcacaccctgagctgaaggcagaagctcaactgctgagccacccaggcatcccaagctaTTTCTAAATCTCAAACAGTAAGACACATAAGACTGGAAAAGGCTCTGAGCAACGAAGGCTCCAGACTCAACCCCAAAGCAAAGATGAAGGATATGGGCTTTCCATGTGAGCCTGTTGTTTTAACTGACTCAATGTAGCTGCtattagggcatctgggtggctcagttaagcatctgccttcagctcaggtcatgatcctggggtcctgggtcaaGTACCATGTccggctccccactcagtgggaagactgcttctccctctcacactgctgcttcccctgtgtgtgctctcggtctctcttttaaaatattaaaaaaaaaaaaaagtagcactATTACATTGATGGGGTGAAGAAGCAAGGATATAAATCAATCTTCAGAGGTCTGTCTAGTAAAAAATTGTAGAAGTGGGTCCTGGCACATGAATTGGCAACAAGTAGAAACGAAGTGTTTAAGGGGATCGTATCGCCAAGGAAACAATAGAGTCAAACTAAAAAGTCAgcatttgagttttaaaataactttcagaCCTCCCAAACTTGCATGGACAGAAACCAGGCCAGGAAAGCTATACGTCCTCTGAGTAGAAGGAATTGCCCATCACCTACCCCCAATGAATCATGGAGGATGCACAACTGAGAACCTCCAGAGGGTAGAACCAGTTGTCAGAATACCGCACAGGGAGCAAACCCAGGTCTAATCCGGAAACTGCTCTCACCCATCACAATGCTACCATGGACCAGTGGGTGCTGAGTTATCTTCCCCCCCCTTCTCAACAAGACTTGTTACTGTCATTTTCTGTGCATGCACCTCCATGTACATCAGGTTGGGATGGGACAGTCGGGCAGACACCGTGACTTTTTGGTTCATAGGTCACCAGACCATGAGGGGCCACAAACAAACCTAGTGGACAGGACTGTGTATCTCTTGGAGTTGGGACTTTGGGGATAGATGTTCTGACAATGAGAAACACTGACTGAGAAAGGTGACCCATAGACAAGATCGCACCAGTGTCCCTTACCGTTTGGAACATGACTCAATTCTAGCCAGTGAAATGTAAGCAGAAGTGATGTGTGCCAGACCATACAAGCTCCCCAGGAGCAAATCCCCCATGCTCTCTCCACTTCTGCTAGCTCAATGCCAACAAGAACAGGAACCCTGGATGCCACATATCGAAGGTGGTGGGGCATGGTGGAAGCATGGGTATGTCAAACACTAATAGGAGAGTGATCGCCTAGAGGAAGCACCTGGAGCCTtatatagaatagaaataaacatttatagctTATTCAAGCAGGGGTTCTCAGTACAGCAACCAGAAAAACAGTGATGTAGCCAGACTGTAAACTCAGGCAACCTAGTTCCACAATCTGTGCTATGCTACTCCCTGTGAAGAAACAGGAGATATTATTACgagccattttctttttcttttttctctaataaaaaaattgtaatgtcTAATCTGTAGTAGTCTCTAAATCTAGTGGGTGCCAGGGTTTATTGTATCTTACTTTCCGTAAGGGTTATTTCCCCCCAGATCTCTCCTCTGTTTTCAAGACTCTTTGCCAGAAATTTAACAGTTCACTGAGAATTTCACAAGTCAATGGCATGCAAGATGTCTCTGAAAAggcaataaagaaataacatactCCAAATCAATAACAGATTAGTCACACAATTACTCCAGGCCAAAGGagataaaaggaataaagtcCGAATTTAGTTAAGGTGTAATTTAATACAAGTTGGTACTCAGGAGACAGCTTAGCCAACTGAACACTCCTTTTTGATATTGCTTAAATGCTGGTGGGGATAAGAAACTAAAAGActcgtttgttttttttcttcctggcatCCTTCTCAAGCCCCAGTGAAAGATGGAGTCACTATGAGCAACACCAGCAAGTCTTCTATTGGAATACTTAATAATAAGCTGGACGGTTGCCTTTTGTAAGTGACATGACCATTTCGTATAATCAGTATTCATTTATCCACCACAATTTTAGTCAATACACAGATAAATCCATAAAATGCTGGGAGTTGGCAGGTAAGATGCTCTCTCCAAATCTATCCTTCTAAATTAAAGGGATGGGACCTGAAACATGCATGCTGACCATATCACACAGCTGCTGAGTGAAAGCACCAGGACCAGAACCCAGCCCTGCCAGTGTGGAATTCATGGTTTCTTCCTGTGACGGGTACAAATGCCGGCAGCAGGGAGAGTAGCAAGCATGAGGGCTTCAGTCACAGCATCTCTGTGGGTTTTGGGAGGTGAACTGAACCTTGCAAACATGTATTTACAATGAAGATTGAATTAATGACaccatttaatataaatatttgagtatGGGCCTAGAACAGTGTACTCAGtcccaaagacacaaatgaaCAAGCTTTTGTCCCGGGCCTTCCCAGAGCTCGTGTTTGAGTGGGGACTGACACAAACACAGATTTGCCTCTGTGTTGAGAGGCACCAAACGTGACAATGGCACACTGAACATAAAAGACTAGCAGAAAGCAGGGATTCAGAGGCACTCCTTTGCCTTCCTTTTCACAATTTAAATTGAGaggtcttatttttttgtaaaatgttccGGAAGAATCTTGAGAATAGCACCCATTAccattttttcaagattttaaggattttatttattcatgagacagaggcagagatgcaaacagagggagaagcaggctccctgcggggaccctgatgcaggactcgatcccaggaccccgggttcatgacctgagccaaaggcagacactcaaccactgagccacccaggtgcctcagcacCCATTACCATTATAAGCATGAGTGGAAGAGCATGCAGCATGACTTCACCAAACACGGGTGCACCTTACTTCCCTTTCTAAAACTGTTATATGTATAGTCCAGGGGAAGATGTATGAGGTGAGCTCATACTTCTGAGTGGATAAAGTATCACCAGCCCAgaactttttggaaaaaaagaagtaaacagcCTTTTATCACAAGATGTGCTACCTATAGTTAAGgcaattttctttatatatatatatatatatttatttatttatattttattcatttatttgagagagagagcacacacacagggggaggggccaagggagaaggagtgagaatctcaagcagactccccactgagcatggagcccagcatggccCTCAAACCTACAACtccaacatcatgacctgagccgaaaccaagagttggacacctaaccaaccaagccacccaggcactcaaagGCAATAGTTTACATCTGGTTAGTGTTTGAAGATGTTATaacgggcagccccagtggcgcagcggtttggcgtcgcctgcagcccagggtgtgatcctggagaccctcgatcgagtcccacgtcaggctctctgtatgatgcctgcttctccctctgcctgtgtctctgcctctctctctgcctctatgaatgaataaataaaatctttaaaaaaaaaaaaagatgttataacTTTATAATTTAGTACATAAAATACTATGCTATTATATTATCAGATGTTACTACAGATATGAAGAGGCTTCATATGCCTTCTGagttttaatagtaaaataatttcaaCTACCTATTTATTATCCCTTTCCAAtagaaaagcagtaaaaatgacaAAGCATTACAGGAATATTAATgtttgcacacacatgcataataCAAGACCTCTTTTGATAGTTGATTCTTTTATTAACAATCAAAAAACTTCAcacttaaaataggaaaataaatgtttctctaatggataattaaatgaaaactatCCAGGACCTTATAGGATTTTTACTGTATCCCAGGTTTGATGTGTACCTTGGAAGACAGGACATCAGCTTGCCCAGTCATTAAATATGACTGAAAATGAGAAACAgtgatttataaaacatttcccCAATAGCTTTCCCAAATAGTAGCTCCCCTgaaattaaaacaggaaataaaagttGTATTTAGATGTAGTTTTAGATATGAGTAACACCACACATCAAtcctaattttatcattttaatgttaCTTTTTCAGAAACTCCAATCTCATTTTAGTATCATGTATTTGAGGAGTACAATAAAACTGTAATTTCTCAACATCAAAGTTTAATTATTACACAACAGTTCAAGCAGCAGATTCTATTTTGGACAGTATTTGTCCTGGGTCTTGTTTTCAGCACTAATCACGCTATGGTGTTTGAAGCAAAGCTAACAAAGAGCAGGCACTGCTGATTCAGTCACAAAAACCCCTCTTGGATGAACAGTGCTTGGTTCATTTCAGaagaaatggcttttattttttctctttcttttctattatgaAAAACCGGGCTAAACAAAACCTTGAAGTCTCATTCTCCACTCGTTGATTAAAATCTTTATCTGTAAATTATCTTAGTCTCTTAAAATCTATCCAAtggggaggaaaaaacaaaaccttaggGAAGAACAGTGTGTTTTCCCTTGTTCCCTCAAcataaaatcaaagcaaaaatagaGCCCCATAGAAATttcaacattgattttttttttaaatcgtaaAGCTTAATAAAAGTCAAAGAGCTTTATATGAATCTGTAATCTACGTACGTGCTAGTTCAATACAAACCATGATCTAGCAGATTACTTGTATTCAAAAGCCCGCCTTTCAAAAACGTTCTACTTTGGTAAGTGGTCTGTTTAAACAGAGTTCTCTAccatgtttatacatatatatctgcaTACATACGAACATATGTGcccgtgtgtgtatatatatacatatgtatatatacaacagatatctgtgtgtatatatgtaagcAGTAATCACATGACCCTCATTTGCCCTCCATGAAAGTCACTTTACCGTGGTATAGGTAAGGATGGCAATCCTAGTCTCCAAAGTGTCTTCAAtccacaagcacacacacagttATCACTAATATCATCAACACTACTGACAATTCAGAAAGCCTAAATACTTTCTAattgaattttgaaagaaaagtgccttaaatttaattttttttaaacttcagtcTTCAATATTGAAACTGCTAAGTTACTCCATTTtcctgtgcaaaaaaaaaaaaaaaaaaatagaataaacttgggagaaaaataatatactaaCTTGGGAAAACATCTTGTTACTAAATAGGTTTAAGAGGAAACctatatagaaaaattattttaatagaaattaaaatctaggcagcccaagtggcttagcggtttggcaccaccttcagccccggacgtgatcctagagacccgggattgagacccatgtcgggctccctgcatggagcctccttctccctctgcctgtgtctctgcctttctctctcaatctctctctctctctctgtctctcatgaataaataaaatattttttaaaattaaaaaaaaataaggtaaaatctATGTAGGTTGCTCACCACAGCATTATTTGAATAACAATTAGAAACCAATGAAATATTCAATAacagaactgtaaaataaattaggaagtgTCCAATTGATAAATTATACAGCCaccaaaaataaggaaaatgatgaaACATGGAACATGTGACAATGTTAAGCCAAATTAGAAAAGGATcctgcggggatccctgggtggctcagtggtttggcgcctgcctttggcccagggcacgatcctggagacccaggatcgagtcctgtgtcgggctcccgttgtggagcctgcttctccctctgcctgtgtctctgcctctctctctctgtgtctatcataaataaataaataaatctttaaaaagaaaagaaaagaaaaggatcctGCTAGAGTTAAACAATTCCAACTGCAAACACAAAACAGCAACACAATCTGACATGCTGCATCACTGGATTATGGGTATTGTTTTCCTCTATTTAAAGGACTATACAGTATAAAGCTACTATCATgactgcacattttttaaaagaaaacaagatcaaTAATGATAGAATAATTCAAAGACAAGTGTTTGAAAAGCGGTGTTCCCGGACAATTCCTCCCCATTTTGCCACTCTGGAAAGGCAGCACCCCACCCAGGCTGCTGCTCAGAGTGGTACTCGTGaacagggcagggaagggggcaggtgCCTGGCCAGAATGGTCTCTGGCCTCATTCCCAACGTTCATTTTATCAATAAGGCCCAGATTTGTCCGCCTTAAGCCTGTACCCAACACACACATCTATGTTTGATGACAAAATTTCACATGaaagtctttttatttctcccaACAGAAACATTCAAAGGCAGAACCATTTCCTTTTCATAATAAAGCAATTCTCAATTAGCAATcaagttatattttttttaagccaaaatgGTGTTAACCCTATGGAAAATGTgaccaaaaataattaaaggcCCATGGGTGATATCTACAAGTACTACTACTAGACAGAAGACTACTTACAAAAAGAGcaattttcattagaaaaactGAACATTTCCCTTGGGAAACAAATTTAATCTTTTATCGTTAAACAAGTGGGGCAAAGGACCAGATTTTCTACAAGTGCAATAGAACTGAGGCAAAAGGCTTCCCTGGAGGCCTGAAGAGGACAAGGATGAGATCTTTTTGATGGTTTTATGATGGCAATTATAACCTGCTAGCTATCTGAACTCtatgaaaaagatgttcaatgaaAAGACTATATCACACAAACCACTTACTTTTTTCAGTTGCCCAAcaacaaaatttgaaaacaagaaaTCCATAGCATTGAATCATGTTCATAAAACGCTTGAACAAGCTACATTAAGAAATGCTACAATAGAGCAGCTTACTGGTTTACTATGGTACTCTGCACTACTACAAAAATAGTTGTGAAAACCTTATTTTGCTCAATGTAATgataatgttttactttttgcAAGCCATGTATCTCTCGGTTACATTCTCCCAGTTGATTACATTCCAAATAGCTTTTAGATAATCCGGTCTGACATTTTTATACTGAAGGTAATAAGCATGCTCCCACACATCGATCCCCAGTAGTGGAATAAGACCTATTggagagaaggggggaaaaaagcaaaacctgtGAATTTCAATCTAAAACCTGACTGCATATTCTCAATTTAAACTTTATCCTATGCACACAAAATTACCCTTCACAACCTTGCcatccattttctgtttcttttacaaATAGGAAGTTTGCCTAAGAACAAATACCCTATAAAAAACTTTCAAACTTtactctttggaagaaaatatgataaatagTAAGAAGTCTAAAATAGACTTCGGAAAATTATGTACGGTATTTTAACGGCTGTTCTTAAAATACCAACAAGTCCATCCACAAGCCAATTCTTGGGGAGATCAGTAAGGTTACCATGTTTATGGGGGTGGTTGAGGAACTTCTGAAGCTGTCAAGAGGGTTTTAGGAGAACCACTCTGCTCCCAAGGCTAATATTGTTAGTCTCAAAGAATACAGAGCATTTATGAGACACTAAGAATGAATAAGTTAAcaaggaaaactgaaaaggaaaaaaaaaaaagagacactgTTCTCAGAAATTAAATACTGCGAAGAAAGAATTACTTATACAACACTCATTTTCAAAAACTCTCAAACTAAATGATAGCTCTCCTGTCCAACAAGTCCCAACCAGTAGGTCATCAGTGGGGAGCTAGTCACTAATcatgtattataaataattaaggTAACAAACTTCATAAATGATTTTTCCCCTAAATAAACTGCCATGACTTTTTCACTGATTTTCATTCCAATGGGCTTTCCTCAAGTGGAAGAGAAACAGGTGTGGCCAGGGTTTACCTGGAAATCACAGCCTTTTCTGTCACGCCTTAAAAGATAGACCTGACTATAGCATTCTCTAGTATCTCACTTTCCCCAAAAGAGCCATTTAGATTCTGGCTAAATCTGAACATATCCAGGGAAGTGAAGCATGTAAGAAAGTCTGCTGACATGTAtgaaaaatgttggaaaatgtagctgagggactcctgggtggctcagcagttgagtatctatctgtctttggctcagcatgtgaccccagggtcctgagatcaagtcccacatcggctccctgtgaggcacctgcttctccctctccctgtatctctgccttctctgtctctcatgaataaataaataacatctttagaaaagaaaagaaaagaaaagaaaagaaaagaaaaggagaggagaggagaggagaggagaggagaggagaggagaggagaggagaggagaggagaggagaggagaggagaggagaggagaggagaggagaggagaagagagagagaagagaggagaggagaggagaggagaggagaggagaggagaggagaggagaggagaggagaggagaggagaggagaagagaagagaagagaagagaagagaagagaagagaagagaagagaagagaagagaagagaagagaagagaagagaagagaagagaggagaggagaggagaggagaggagagaaaaggtggCTGAGAACTGGTGACTGAGGTTGAGACGTCACCACAGGTCTATTACACTGCAGATCAAAGTTCTAACTAACTGCTGGCTGCCTTATGACTATCTCCTAAAGACATTCTAATTCAACCTGGCTCAACATGGAAAAGGGTTTGGTGAACCCAGCCTGCAGCTTCTAATCCAAATATTTTCCtataccaaaaccaaaacccccAAAAAGCAAGTCTGGAAATCTGAGCTCCAGTGCCAAGTTTGACCACAGGGAGTCGCCAGACGGGCTGAGAGTCCAAGGTCTAGGTCAGACTCAGCTTACAGgtcttttcctcctttgtggTGTTTATCTAATTTCAGTGCATGTAATTATGTAAGCTGATAGGAATTCTCTGTTAAATGAAGTAGAGTTTatgttcaaaacattttttgttaaCGTAGCTGTAAAATTACATGTactaattttacaaaatatcaaGGGCTTTTAAAGCATTTTTGCTTGACTCAGTATTATCAGCTTATTATCAGCTGTTAAGACTTACTCACATGAGTACGTGTTCTTAATAGCTTCAATCATTGCTAGCATTCCTTATTTCAAGGTAAATGCTTTACAGTGAACCACCTCCCACTAACCAAATGTGAAACCATTTTCAAATCTAACCTGTTGTTCCTTGCAGGGGATCCTGGTTAAAACAAGCAGCAATCTGCAAGCGTCCCTGCTCCTTATTGAAACCAAGCCAACCCCAACCTGAGCCTTGGACACCGACGGATACAGTGGTCAACTTCTCCTTAAATTTGTCGAAGGAACCAAAATCACGTTTGATGGCTTCCAGCAATTCCCCTATTTAGAAGAATCCAAAAACACCCACAAATGAACAGATTGCAacaactgcaataaaaaaaagtcattacatatttaaaataagcttGTCATATGGCACAAGATACAACTAGGCAACATATGAAGACATAACCTAACCCTGTGAGCCCAGATAGCACCAAGTTGCTCTTGCCCTGACACCAGCGTCATAAGGTCTCATTTTAATACATGTGTTTGTTACTGAATCACGTTAGAGAGATTTCTTCCCTCACTGTGCTATTTccatcagaaaagaaataatattttccattagctttcttttttcccttcaacaGAAAATTTTACTTTGACTTCTACCCTACCTGTTACTCTGTCTCAATCTAGGAATAAAATTTTATGGTTGATATTTGGTTCTTCCCCAAGGTGGCCTAGATCTTTTCTTTcacaattacataattttaaaaagaatgattttgtcttttattactgAACAAAGGGTACACTATAAGAGCTAGTCCTTTTATTCTGTAGCAATGTAGAATATAATTCTAGATTGACTACATCAACCAAATCAAATGGGCCAAAAATATCACTTCTCTGATTCCAATGGTTTCAAAGTAGTTATCTATTTTAAGCACAAATAGAATAAAGtggtacaggggatccctgggtggctcagcggttcggcgcctgcctttggcccggggtgcgatcctggagtcccgggattgagttccgcgtcgggctcctggcatggagcctgcttctccctctgcctgtgtctctgcctctctctctctctctgtctatcatgaataaataaataaaatcttaaaaaaaaaaaaaaaaaaagaataaagtggtaCAGATAACCCAAAGTGTCAGAGTACCAAGATCTTTGGCTGAATATGGGCACATCTGACATTCTACTAACTGTCAAAAGTACTAAGTCACCATCTGCAGACCTAATGCATAAAAAGACATGTCCAGCTTCCCATAGTTACTCTCCCGTTCATCTTTACTTACAAATGAAATTGCTTATTGCAAGTACCAAAGATGCcttccacaaaacaaaaacaaactcaccCACAGAAACTGAAGTTGCCCAGAGACAGGGAGAGCTCTACTTATGCCCCATACCTTCCCTGGAGTGAGGAAGAGAATTCAAGTTGTCTGGGCCTCCACACGTCGCACAAGAGATCAAGTAAACGAACCGCAGTGAACAAGACCATTGGCTCTGTAGTCCCCTCATTAATCTGCAGGTGTCCTGCAAAACCTCATTTTCTCGGACAACTGACTTTTTATCAGGAAGAGTAATAATAGCAAaaggcactattctaagcattttaaCGCTTGATAACTTATGTAATTTTCAAAACAGCTCTATTATTATGCCCGTATCATAGAGATGAAGAAAGTATGTACAGAAGGATTAAGTATCTTACCCACTCCTGGGTTCCTCAATTCTTCTAAAAACTGTTTACCAGTCTTATTCTAACGTAAACACAGTACATTTCAACCAGAAGTTGATACCATATCTGACACCGTGTGTGTGTATTAAGGTGATGACATAACTCCCTGAACACACTCTCCATTCCTACACATGTCCCTTTCCAAGTTACAATTTCATTGTACTCCTTGCTATGAAAAATATGCCACTATGATACCTCAGAATTAACATAAGAAAAGCACCAGTCATTCCTATTGTGCACAACATTTAGCTAAGACTACATCAATATCTACCAACCTTTTGGTTCTCCACCACCCTTAGGGCTCAGGTTTGTCCAGAAGATGGAATGATTGATATGACCTCCTCCATTGAACTTGAGCCCAGGCTGAAGAGCTATCTGAGCTGTAATGTCACCTGTAAAGAGGTAAACAGACTTTTTATAATTCTTACTTTTCAATCCTTCtatacaccatttttttttctgtaaaatgtcataaaatagGACTAGCTTATCTACAACATTCCTATAGGTCCTAAAATTCCACAATTCTGggattctacaaaaaaaaattttttttccttaaaattctttgtcctgggatgcctgggtggctcagtggttaagcatctgccttcggctcagggtgtgaacctgaagttccaggatcgagtcccacatcaggctccctgcatggagcctgcttctccttctgcctgtgtgtctctgcctctctctttctgtgtctct harbors:
- the SOD2 gene encoding superoxide dismutase [Mn], mitochondrial gives rise to the protein MLSRAALSTSRTLVPALGCLGSRQKHSLPDLPYDYGALEPHINAQIMQLHHSKHHAAYVNNLNTIEEKYLEALEKGDITAQIALQPGLKFNGGGHINHSIFWTNLSPKGGGEPKGELLEAIKRDFGSFDKFKEKLTTVSVGVQGSGWGWLGFNKEQGRLQIAACFNQDPLQGTTGLIPLLGIDVWEHAYYLQYKNVRPDYLKAIWNVINWENVTERYMACKK